The following proteins are co-located in the Malus sylvestris chromosome 13, drMalSylv7.2, whole genome shotgun sequence genome:
- the LOC126595090 gene encoding serine carboxypeptidase-like 35, producing the protein MALNPNLLNMAMIWCLVLLFPVTNAVKHEEVETQGQLGEGDRVTNLPGQPQVSFPHYAGYVQLPKSGKALFYWFFQAQEHASRKPLVLWLNGGPGCSSVAYGAAQELGPFLVRSNGTLILNNYSWNKVANVLFLESPVGVGFSYTNNAKDLRTLGDRITAADSHAFLVEWFKKFPTLKSHDFYIAGESYAGHYVPQLANLIYDRNKRTTRSSSQSEYSSSFINLKGFMIGNAVINEPTDNSGMFDYAWSHAIISDTLHNNLVNKCDVVHDDNQTEECNEQVRAFLQDYSQIDIYGIYAPICLTDPSPSTTASPKPTRINNFMKNVAPRLLNQHELWRRLPSGYDPCTEDYVEQYFNREDVQRSLHANVTKLSYPYSPCSGIIKEWKDSPDTVLPIIKKLLKAGLRIWIYSGDTDGRVPVTSTRYSIKKMGLRVIQGWKAWFDKGQVAGWAETYEGGLTFATVRGAGHQVPVFAPRQSLSLFTHFLHPNPNTTHGLPSSRF; encoded by the exons ATGGCCCTTAATCCTAATTTGTTGAACATGGCTATGATATGGTGTCTAGTACTACTTTTTCCTGTGACCAATGCCGTGAAACATGAAGAAGTAGAAACGCAGGGACAACTGGGAGAAGGTGACAGGGTCACCAACTTGCCCGGACAGCCGCAGGTGTCATTCCCGCACTACGCCGGCTACGTTCAACTTCCCAAATCCGGCAAGGCCTTGTTCTACTGGTTTTTCCAAGCTCAAGAGCATGCATCTCGGAAACCCCTTGTTCTTTGGCTTAATGGAG GACCTGGGTGCTCATCCGTAGCTTATGGAGCTGCACAAGAACTTGGCCCCTTTCTTGTTCGAAGCAATGGAACCCTAATTCTTAACAATTACTCCTGGAACAAag TTGCCAATGTGCTGTTCCTGGAGTCACCTGTTGGAGTAGGGTTTTCCTACACAAACAACGCCAAGGATCTGCGTACGCTGGGCGATCGAATCACAGCTGCTGATTCGCATGCTTTCCTGGTGGAATGGTTTAAGAAGTTCCCAACCTTAAAATCCCATGATTTCTACATTGCTGGGGAGAGCTATGCTGGCCATTACGTCCCCCAGCTTGCCAACCTCATATACGACCGAAACAAACGAACCACCAGATCATCATCCCAATCAGAGTACTCCTCCTCTTTTATAAATCTGAAAGGTTTCATG ATTGGGAATGCTGTGATCAATGAACCGACGGACAACAGTGGGATGTTTGATTACGCATGGAGCCATGCCATAATCTCGGACACGCTCCACAACAATTTAGTAAATAAATGTGATGTCGTACACGATGACAACCAAACAGAAGAGTGCAATGAACAAGTTCGAGCCTTCTTACAAGATTATTCTCAAATCGACATCTACGGCATTTATGCACCCATCTGCCTCACTGATCCATCTCCATCTACTACTGCTTCACCCAAACCAACAAGGATTaacaatttcatgaaaaatgttgCACCTCGTCTGCTCAATCAACAT GAGCTTTGGCGGAGGCTACCATCAGGGTATGATCCCTGCACAGAGGATTATGTTGAGCAATATTTCAACAGAGAGGATGTTCAGAGGTCCCTGCATGCCAATGTTACTAAACTTTCCTATCCTTACTCCCCATGCAG CGGCATCATAAAGGAATGGAAGGACTCGCCTGATACCGTACTGCCAATCATTAAGAAGCTCTTGAAAGCTGGCTTGCGTATTTGGATCTATAG TGGTGACACGGATGGGAGGGTGCCGGTAACATCAACGAGGTACAGCATAAAGAAGATGGGTTTAAGAGTAATTCAAGGATGGAAGGCATGGTTTGATAAGGGTCAAGTGGCCGGGTGGGCGGAGACGTACGAGGGCGGGCTCACGTTTGCGACGGTGAGGGGCGCAGGCCACCAAGTCCCGGTGTTTGCACCTCGGCAGTCTCTTTCTCTGTTTACCCATTTCCTCCATCCCAATCCCAACACCACCCACGGCCTCCCTTCTTCTCGTTTTTAG